Proteins from a single region of bacterium:
- a CDS encoding bifunctional nuclease family protein yields the protein MIHVKVAGLSLSNLGFVVLLKGDPDPRSLPIFIGGAEAQSIALWLEKVQIPRPLTHDLFKNVLDCMECRLMRVVIKDVVESTYYAVLVLERDGIEIEIDARPSDAIALGLRCSAPLYVTAQVMNKAGVVLEEGKDGVHEEKEDGKEPEVGVPKKNVGSPLALLKAKLEKAISVENYEDAAKFRDEIKRYEQAHGKN from the coding sequence ATGATTCATGTGAAAGTCGCGGGGTTGTCGTTGTCCAATCTGGGATTCGTCGTTCTCCTTAAAGGAGATCCGGATCCCCGGTCATTGCCTATCTTTATTGGTGGGGCGGAAGCCCAATCCATTGCATTGTGGCTCGAAAAAGTTCAGATCCCCCGTCCGCTGACTCATGATTTATTCAAGAACGTCCTGGATTGCATGGAGTGTCGCCTGATGCGGGTGGTCATTAAGGATGTGGTTGAAAGTACATATTATGCCGTTCTGGTGTTGGAACGCGATGGGATTGAGATCGAGATTGATGCTCGCCCCAGTGATGCGATTGCCCTTGGCTTGCGCTGTTCCGCCCCGCTTTATGTGACCGCCCAGGTGATGAATAAGGCGGGAGTGGTGCTTGAGGAGGGGAAGGATGGAGTCCACGAGGAGAAAGAAGACGGGAAAGAGCCCGAAGTTGGGGTCCCGAAAAAAAACGTAGGTTCCCCATTGGCCTTATTGAAGGCCAAGCTTGAAAAGGCCATCTCGGTGGAAAACTACGAGGACGCTGCCAAGTTCCGCGATGAGATTAAGCGCTATGAGCAGGCGCACGGAAAGAACTAA
- a CDS encoding glycogen synthase, whose amino-acid sequence MSKYIDSNVSQELAASTQPLLFEVAWEVCQQLGGIYTVIRSKVPSIVEQWGNRYCLIGPYNPQTSQTEFEEIQPTGFFADVLRMLNEQGIEAHYGHWLITGRPRVLLLNPSSVKSQLGVIKYLMWEHHNIAMNDDDLVNQVVSFGYAVEHCFRAIIKAQSVKRPVIAHFHEWMGASAIPEIRRSNIPVSIVFTTHATLLGRYLAMNDPWFYDHAPFVDWEADARKFNIEAQVRLERAAAHGCHVFTTVSDITGYECEHLLGRKPDTLLPNGLNIERFVALHEFQNLHRVYKEKINEFVVAHFFPSYSFDLDRTLYFFTSGRFEYRNKGFDLTIESLARLNFRMKQAGTNKTVVFFIITRKPIRSINAEALRRRAMMQEMQDDCRAISNQIGERLFVAASMGKFPDMDELVDDYWRLRLRRLMHVWKSKSMPSIVTHDLMDDGNDEILNQLRSCQLFNQPGDPVKVVYHPDFVTTNDPLFGMDYDQFVRGCHLGIFPSSYEPWGYAPLECAALGLPSITSDLSGFGTYLAQNIDNHDKDGLHVLNRRFNSFDISATTLTNQLFNFMQMDRRERINQRNRVQIASEHFDWHNLGRYYAQAYQMALTHSGPT is encoded by the coding sequence ATGTCTAAGTATATCGATTCTAATGTTTCACAAGAGCTGGCCGCATCGACCCAACCGCTTCTTTTCGAGGTGGCGTGGGAAGTGTGCCAACAACTCGGAGGCATTTACACCGTTATCCGCTCGAAAGTCCCCAGCATTGTTGAGCAGTGGGGAAACCGCTACTGTCTGATTGGCCCTTACAATCCTCAAACCTCACAAACCGAGTTCGAAGAAATCCAGCCAACTGGTTTTTTTGCAGATGTACTGCGCATGCTGAATGAGCAAGGAATCGAGGCGCATTACGGGCACTGGCTTATTACGGGCCGCCCGCGCGTTCTACTGCTTAACCCCAGCTCAGTAAAATCGCAACTCGGTGTTATTAAATATCTGATGTGGGAGCATCACAACATCGCGATGAATGATGATGATCTGGTCAACCAGGTCGTTTCATTCGGTTACGCGGTTGAGCACTGCTTCAGAGCCATCATAAAAGCACAATCCGTCAAACGTCCGGTCATTGCCCATTTCCATGAATGGATGGGTGCCTCCGCCATTCCTGAAATCCGCCGCTCCAATATTCCCGTCTCCATCGTCTTCACCACGCACGCCACGTTGCTGGGCCGCTATCTCGCCATGAACGACCCCTGGTTTTACGATCATGCCCCCTTCGTTGACTGGGAAGCAGATGCCCGTAAATTTAACATCGAAGCCCAAGTCCGCCTGGAGCGCGCAGCGGCCCATGGCTGCCATGTTTTCACAACGGTCAGTGATATCACCGGTTACGAGTGCGAGCATCTGCTCGGCCGTAAACCCGATACGCTGCTTCCCAACGGCCTGAACATTGAACGCTTTGTGGCATTGCATGAATTTCAGAACTTGCACCGGGTTTACAAGGAGAAGATCAACGAATTTGTAGTCGCTCACTTTTTCCCGAGCTATTCCTTTGATCTGGATCGCACCTTATACTTTTTCACCTCGGGTCGTTTTGAGTACCGGAACAAGGGCTTTGACCTCACCATTGAGTCTCTGGCCCGGCTCAATTTCCGCATGAAGCAGGCGGGCACCAACAAGACCGTCGTATTCTTCATTATCACCCGCAAGCCCATCCGTTCGATCAACGCCGAGGCGTTGCGCCGGCGCGCCATGATGCAGGAAATGCAGGATGATTGCCGTGCCATCTCCAATCAGATTGGCGAGCGTTTGTTCGTCGCGGCCTCCATGGGAAAATTCCCGGACATGGATGAACTGGTGGACGATTATTGGAGACTCCGTCTTCGCCGCCTGATGCATGTGTGGAAGAGCAAGAGCATGCCCTCAATCGTCACCCACGACCTGATGGATGACGGTAATGATGAGATACTCAATCAGTTGCGCTCCTGCCAGTTGTTCAACCAGCCGGGCGATCCCGTGAAAGTTGTGTATCACCCCGATTTCGTAACCACCAACGATCCGCTCTTCGGTATGGATTACGATCAATTTGTGCGCGGCTGCCATCTGGGCATCTTCCCCAGCAGTTATGAACCCTGGGGCTATGCCCCGCTGGAATGCGCGGCCCTTGGACTTCCCTCCATTACTAGCGACCTTTCGGGCTTCGGCACCTATCTGGCGCAAAATATTGATAATCACGACAAGGATGGGCTGCATGTATTGAACAGGCGGTTCAACTCCTTTGACATCTCCGCCACCACGCTGACAAATCAGCTATTCAACTTCATGCAGATGGATCGGCGTGAGCGCATCAATCAACGCAATCGCGTCCAGATAGCCTCGGAACATTTCGATTGGCACAACCTCGGCCGCTACTACGCCCAGGCCTATCAAATGGCATTGACACACAGCGGCCCCACCTGA
- a CDS encoding penicillin-binding protein 2, translating to MTEPQGSTRFVSIVVLLSLAMAVLVGRLAYLHLGGGNHIQATAAKTRTFKQTLTVPRGRILDGSPAEGILALNVGVKDIWVDPSLLIASNRVGTTLTCLAPLIPMDMVDVLPRMNKTNSQFAVIARYVSAEKADAVEKLKLPGVHMSDASIRSYPQNMMLCHVLGFANNEGVGSSGLELALEKYLKGSPGLIESRLDGHRREMVERRTQEIPSKSGADVVLTIDQQLQYMLEKSIDSAMERNRSKAAFAIMERVRTGEILALVSRPGFDPNKFRAATDPQKLNRAIGYVYEPGSTFKVTVIAAALNEGIVKPDQIFNTENGRWLYQGKVLRDYHSYGQLSVADILKKSSNIGAAKIAIMLGDVRMDRYLRSFGLGSKLGLDLPGEEGGILAQVQKWSPISSSRIAIGQGVAVTGLQMLGVLCAIANDGMLMKPYVVKEVIADDGTVLLRRQPQMISRPIRSDTAALMRRLLARVCEEGGTGTKARVDGFSVGGKTGTAQKPIAGHYSETDYMASFAGFLPADKPEIAMIVVFDEPQPLHTGGAVSAPVFGEVAEQAVRYLGITPTESVTPLSSAVSADGPGETF from the coding sequence ATGACTGAGCCGCAGGGATCAACCAGATTCGTCTCCATTGTGGTTCTGTTGAGCCTGGCAATGGCGGTTCTGGTCGGTCGGTTGGCGTATTTGCACCTGGGCGGAGGCAACCACATTCAGGCTACCGCAGCCAAAACCAGGACTTTCAAGCAGACACTCACTGTGCCCCGGGGGCGGATTTTGGATGGAAGCCCTGCGGAGGGTATTCTGGCGCTTAACGTGGGGGTAAAGGATATCTGGGTGGATCCCTCCCTGCTCATCGCGAGCAACCGGGTGGGAACGACTCTGACCTGTCTTGCGCCGCTGATTCCCATGGATATGGTGGATGTCCTGCCCCGGATGAACAAAACGAACAGTCAGTTCGCGGTGATTGCCCGTTATGTCTCGGCTGAAAAAGCGGACGCTGTGGAAAAGCTTAAGTTGCCGGGCGTGCACATGAGCGATGCGTCAATCCGGTCTTATCCCCAAAACATGATGTTGTGTCACGTCCTCGGGTTTGCCAACAATGAGGGCGTCGGATCCAGTGGACTTGAGCTGGCCCTTGAGAAATATTTAAAGGGAAGTCCCGGCCTGATAGAGAGCCGTCTGGATGGGCACCGCCGCGAGATGGTGGAACGAAGAACCCAGGAGATTCCTTCAAAAAGCGGGGCTGATGTTGTGCTCACAATCGATCAGCAACTCCAGTATATGCTGGAGAAAAGCATTGATTCCGCCATGGAACGTAACCGATCCAAGGCGGCGTTTGCCATTATGGAGCGAGTGCGGACGGGTGAAATTCTGGCCCTGGTCAGCCGGCCCGGGTTTGATCCCAATAAGTTCCGCGCGGCAACCGATCCACAGAAACTTAATCGTGCGATCGGCTATGTTTATGAGCCCGGGTCGACGTTCAAGGTAACGGTGATTGCGGCGGCCTTGAATGAGGGGATTGTCAAACCTGATCAGATATTTAACACCGAGAATGGACGCTGGCTCTATCAGGGGAAAGTGCTGCGTGATTATCACTCTTATGGACAATTGAGTGTGGCGGATATCCTTAAAAAATCCAGTAACATCGGGGCCGCCAAAATTGCGATCATGCTGGGTGATGTGCGTATGGATCGCTATCTGCGCAGTTTCGGGCTCGGAAGCAAGTTGGGGTTGGATCTGCCGGGTGAGGAGGGGGGGATCCTGGCGCAGGTCCAGAAGTGGTCGCCCATCAGTTCGAGTCGTATTGCCATCGGACAGGGTGTGGCGGTTACCGGGCTTCAGATGCTGGGCGTGTTATGTGCCATTGCCAATGACGGTATGTTGATGAAGCCGTATGTGGTCAAGGAAGTGATTGCGGATGATGGGACCGTATTATTGCGTCGTCAGCCACAGATGATATCACGGCCGATTCGTTCCGATACTGCGGCCCTGATGCGGCGGTTGTTGGCCCGCGTGTGTGAGGAGGGCGGGACGGGGACCAAGGCCAGGGTAGATGGATTTTCAGTGGGGGGGAAAACGGGCACTGCGCAGAAGCCTATTGCCGGGCATTATTCAGAAACCGACTACATGGCTTCATTTGCCGGATTCTTGCCGGCCGACAAGCCCGAGATTGCAATGATCGTGGTATTTGATGAGCCGCAACCCCTTCACACCGGGGGGGCTGTCTCTGCCCCGGTATTTGGAGAGGTGGCTGAGCAGGCGGTACGATATTTAGGAATTACACCGACGGAGAGTGTGACTCCGTTATCCAGCGCCGTTTCTGCAGATGGCCCGGGTGAGACATTCTGA
- a CDS encoding adenylyltransferase/cytidyltransferase family protein encodes MSVEKVLSWKSLLEKREVWKREGKSVVWTNGCFDLIHVGHVRSLQAARRFGDVLVVGLNSDSSVRKLKGPERPVVPESERAEILAALECVNAVYIFSDDTPERPLAELRPDIHCKGEDYKPPHGKPIPEAALVAAYGGKIEFIPFEIATSTTGLIKSIKGS; translated from the coding sequence ATGAGCGTTGAGAAAGTCCTATCCTGGAAATCCCTGCTCGAAAAACGTGAAGTCTGGAAGAGGGAAGGAAAATCAGTAGTCTGGACCAACGGCTGCTTCGATCTGATCCACGTCGGCCACGTTCGCAGTCTTCAGGCTGCACGTCGTTTTGGCGACGTGCTGGTGGTAGGATTGAATAGCGACTCCTCGGTGCGAAAACTGAAAGGACCTGAACGTCCAGTGGTTCCCGAATCGGAACGTGCTGAGATCCTGGCCGCCCTGGAATGCGTGAATGCCGTCTATATTTTCAGCGATGACACACCCGAGCGGCCACTGGCTGAATTGCGCCCCGACATCCACTGCAAAGGGGAAGACTATAAGCCGCCTCACGGTAAACCGATTCCGGAAGCGGCCTTGGTTGCAGCCTACGGGGGGAAAATTGAATTCATCCCTTTCGAGATAGCGACCTCGACAACCGGCTTGATCAAGAGCATCAAAGGCAGTTAA
- a CDS encoding UDP-N-acetylmuramoyl-L-alanyl-D-glutamate--2,6-diaminopimelate ligase has protein sequence MKLSELLTKVKHLAVRGNPDREVKGIAYDSRQVKPDVLFVAIPGTHCDGYEYAEEAVKRGSTVVVTSHAQLSSREVTQVQVEDTRLALAELSDVFYGHPSGALKVVGITGTNGKTTTAFMVRDVLESVGCIPGLIGTVHYEIGARIIPAQRTTPEALEVQDYLGQMVRAGCRSVVMEVSSHALDQQRIHGVDFDVALFTNLTRDHLDYHHTMECYFEAKRRLFIELGRGNKRAVAVINHDDPWGRKLAADPDIRAEIITFGIEPGASVQVMEMQMGSNGSECRVKTPWGESRVSTPLLGRFNLQNVLGAYTAGRALQFEDAVILPALAARARVPGRLEEIPVARGWRVFVDYAHTDDALTNVLETLRGFTEGRLIVVFGCGGNRDQSKRALMGAAASRLADIAIVTSDNPRDEDPKTIISQICAGFSGGASYEVVEDRAKAIAMALAVARDKDLVIIAGKGHETTQEIAGVKALFDDRLVVKNALIRMDG, from the coding sequence ATGAAATTATCGGAACTATTGACAAAAGTGAAACATCTGGCGGTGCGGGGAAATCCTGACCGTGAGGTGAAGGGAATTGCGTATGACTCACGGCAGGTGAAGCCGGATGTGCTCTTTGTTGCCATACCGGGAACACATTGTGATGGGTATGAATATGCCGAGGAGGCTGTTAAGAGAGGATCAACGGTGGTTGTTACCTCTCATGCGCAGCTCTCCTCACGTGAGGTAACCCAGGTCCAGGTTGAAGATACCAGGTTGGCGCTGGCTGAGCTTAGCGACGTTTTCTATGGGCATCCCAGTGGGGCGCTGAAGGTCGTCGGGATAACCGGCACGAATGGAAAGACGACGACCGCGTTTATGGTCAGGGATGTTTTGGAATCGGTTGGGTGCATACCGGGTTTGATTGGAACCGTCCATTATGAAATCGGGGCGCGGATTATTCCCGCGCAACGAACCACGCCGGAAGCGCTGGAAGTCCAGGATTATTTAGGACAGATGGTTCGAGCCGGCTGTCGAAGTGTCGTCATGGAGGTCTCTTCACACGCGTTGGATCAACAGCGGATCCATGGGGTTGATTTTGACGTGGCACTTTTCACCAACCTGACTCGTGATCATCTGGACTATCATCACACCATGGAGTGCTATTTTGAAGCCAAGCGTCGCTTATTTATAGAACTCGGGCGGGGCAATAAACGTGCCGTTGCGGTGATTAACCATGACGATCCCTGGGGGCGCAAACTGGCTGCAGATCCGGATATCCGTGCGGAAATTATTACGTTCGGCATTGAACCGGGTGCCAGTGTGCAGGTCATGGAGATGCAGATGGGCTCCAATGGCAGTGAATGTCGGGTCAAGACTCCCTGGGGCGAAAGCAGGGTGAGTACGCCGCTTCTTGGGCGCTTCAATCTTCAGAATGTGTTGGGTGCCTATACGGCTGGCCGGGCCCTGCAGTTTGAGGATGCCGTGATACTTCCGGCTTTGGCGGCACGCGCCCGGGTTCCCGGACGGCTGGAGGAAATTCCCGTCGCGCGAGGCTGGCGTGTATTTGTGGATTATGCTCATACGGATGATGCATTGACCAATGTGCTTGAAACCTTAAGGGGGTTCACCGAAGGGCGCCTGATTGTGGTGTTTGGGTGCGGAGGAAACCGGGATCAAAGCAAACGAGCGTTGATGGGGGCGGCCGCTTCGCGCCTTGCGGATATTGCCATTGTCACATCGGATAACCCCAGGGATGAGGATCCCAAAACGATCATCAGTCAAATTTGTGCCGGGTTTAGCGGGGGGGCAAGTTACGAGGTCGTTGAGGATCGCGCCAAGGCGATTGCCATGGCACTGGCCGTGGCGCGGGATAAGGATCTTGTGATTATTGCCGGGAAAGGGCATGAGACCACCCAGGAAATTGCGGGGGTGAAAGCCTTGTTTGATGACCGTCTGGTTGTGAAAAACGCTTTGATAAGGATGGATGGATGA
- a CDS encoding glycosyltransferase family 9 protein produces the protein MRQVLVLALPGVGDALLTIPAIRRIKTAWPEAAVDVLVMFKAAEQALNTHPLIRTVFFHDFLKARVWDSLRLVGQLRAMKYDASMLAYPSNRSEYNVIQWMIGARRRGGHRYDHFDLRNLNFISTHAVREDNALHNVEEDLRLADLITGVPVPPSAEDRLEMVLTPEDEAFADQWLQSQGLGTKRLVGMHAGTAMFKNQVRRRWAPEKFAALGKGLHADWGTPVLIFGGNEEAELKRTIAEGMGAGCHLVSGTTLRQTAALIRRCSLFVSNDSGLMHMAAALQVPCVTIFGPTSPARVQPYRAPHVVVRAGLPCSPCFFYSPRPLTCFANLDFQCIRDISVEMVRRAADELARESGIGV, from the coding sequence ATGAGGCAGGTACTGGTTCTTGCATTACCTGGAGTTGGCGATGCTTTACTGACCATTCCCGCGATCCGGCGCATCAAGACCGCCTGGCCCGAAGCGGCTGTGGATGTGTTGGTCATGTTCAAGGCGGCGGAGCAGGCGCTCAACACTCATCCCCTGATTCGGACGGTATTTTTTCACGATTTCCTGAAGGCGAGGGTTTGGGACAGCCTCCGGCTTGTCGGGCAGTTGCGCGCCATGAAGTACGACGCTTCCATGCTGGCCTATCCCTCCAACCGGTCTGAGTATAATGTGATTCAATGGATGATCGGGGCGCGGCGCCGGGGTGGTCACCGCTATGACCATTTCGATCTGCGTAACCTGAATTTCATAAGTACCCACGCGGTGCGGGAAGACAATGCGCTTCACAATGTTGAGGAGGACCTGCGTCTGGCGGATTTGATTACAGGTGTTCCGGTTCCCCCGTCAGCGGAGGATCGCCTGGAAATGGTGCTGACACCGGAGGACGAGGCGTTTGCTGATCAATGGCTGCAGTCACAGGGGTTAGGGACAAAACGATTGGTGGGGATGCACGCCGGGACCGCCATGTTTAAGAACCAGGTTCGGCGGCGCTGGGCGCCGGAGAAGTTTGCCGCGCTGGGAAAAGGGCTCCATGCAGATTGGGGAACCCCCGTTTTGATTTTTGGAGGTAATGAAGAGGCGGAACTGAAGCGGACGATTGCGGAGGGCATGGGGGCGGGGTGCCACCTGGTTTCCGGAACGACTTTACGTCAGACCGCAGCCTTGATCCGCCGATGCTCCCTTTTTGTCAGTAACGATTCAGGCCTGATGCATATGGCGGCCGCGTTGCAGGTTCCTTGCGTAACCATTTTTGGCCCCACGAGCCCGGCACGAGTACAACCCTATCGAGCCCCGCACGTGGTGGTTCGAGCCGGGCTTCCCTGTAGCCCGTGCTTCTTTTATTCTCCCCGACCGCTGACCTGCTTTGCCAACCTGGACTTTCAATGTATTCGCGACATTTCAGTCGAAATGGTCCGCCGGGCGGCTGACGAGTTGGCCCGGGAGTCCGGGATTGGCGTTTAA
- a CDS encoding D-lyxose/D-mannose family sugar isomerase: MKRSEINAIMKDGLAFLKRMNFLMPPFTHWSPADWKRKGPECRDIIDQQLGWDITDFGSGDFAKVGLLLFTIRNGKFSDLTRPNGKIYAEKIMIVRENQLTPTHFHSQKMEDIINRGGGNLVIRMWNSTPGAKLAQTLVTVAMDGVLVRVKAGGTITLKPGESVCLPQRLFHRFWGQAGKGMVLVGEVSRVNDDHADNTFYDPVGRFPEIEEDVAPLHLLYNDYANYYRCIAKPGDTP, from the coding sequence ATGAAACGATCCGAGATTAATGCCATTATGAAGGATGGACTGGCTTTCTTAAAGCGAATGAACTTTTTGATGCCGCCGTTTACCCACTGGTCACCGGCAGATTGGAAACGCAAGGGGCCGGAATGCCGTGACATCATCGACCAGCAACTCGGCTGGGACATCACGGATTTCGGATCTGGTGATTTTGCGAAGGTTGGCCTACTGCTCTTCACGATTCGAAACGGAAAGTTTTCAGATCTCACAAGACCCAACGGCAAAATCTACGCTGAGAAGATTATGATTGTTCGGGAGAACCAGCTTACCCCAACCCATTTCCATTCCCAGAAGATGGAAGACATCATTAATCGGGGTGGCGGCAATCTGGTCATCCGGATGTGGAACTCTACCCCCGGGGCAAAACTGGCTCAAACCCTCGTTACCGTTGCTATGGACGGCGTGCTTGTCAGGGTTAAGGCAGGCGGAACCATCACCCTAAAACCCGGCGAATCAGTGTGTCTGCCACAACGCCTTTTTCACCGATTCTGGGGGCAGGCTGGCAAAGGCATGGTTCTGGTGGGCGAGGTGAGCCGCGTTAATGATGACCATGCGGACAACACCTTCTACGATCCCGTAGGTCGCTTCCCGGAGATTGAAGAAGATGTGGCGCCCCTGCATCTGTTGTACAACGACTACGCGAATTACTACCGCTGCATCGCTAAACCCGGAGATACCCCATGA
- the rsmH gene encoding 16S rRNA (cytosine(1402)-N(4))-methyltransferase RsmH, whose protein sequence is MHQSVLLSEVLVGLDLRPGAIVVDGTLGGGGHSAALASAVGPHGRVVALDQDAGALERALQKLGDMAPRCTLVQSSFARMDEVVVGLGLKEVDAVLLDIGISSDQLDDPDRGFSFMRDGPLDMRMNRECPMTAADLLNTLSEEELARLLRKYGEEPRARAIAQKVVGQRGAVPFRRTAQLADLVMEVYGGRRGRIHPATLTFQALRIAVNGELEALEAGLEAGLRILKVGGRMAVITFHSLEDRIVKQFFVGHQGRMESLPEGGAKWVGALPKMAILTRKPVVATDEESRDNPRARSAKLRVAERKDQN, encoded by the coding sequence ATGCATCAGTCTGTATTGCTTTCTGAGGTTCTGGTCGGACTGGATTTGCGTCCGGGCGCGATTGTGGTTGATGGGACATTGGGTGGAGGCGGGCATTCGGCGGCGCTCGCGAGTGCAGTGGGGCCTCACGGCAGAGTGGTGGCATTGGATCAGGATGCGGGCGCACTGGAGCGGGCACTTCAGAAGTTGGGCGATATGGCTCCGCGCTGCACGCTGGTTCAGTCAAGTTTTGCACGCATGGATGAGGTGGTGGTTGGGCTGGGCTTGAAAGAGGTGGATGCGGTGTTGTTGGACATCGGGATCTCCTCTGATCAGTTGGATGATCCGGATCGAGGGTTCAGCTTTATGCGGGATGGGCCTTTGGACATGCGCATGAATCGGGAGTGCCCGATGACGGCGGCGGATTTATTGAACACACTATCCGAAGAAGAGTTGGCGCGACTACTCAGGAAGTATGGTGAAGAGCCCCGAGCGAGAGCGATTGCGCAAAAGGTGGTGGGGCAGCGAGGAGCAGTTCCGTTCCGGAGAACCGCTCAGTTGGCTGACTTGGTGATGGAGGTATATGGCGGGCGACGTGGGCGGATTCATCCGGCAACGTTGACCTTTCAGGCCCTCAGAATCGCTGTGAATGGTGAGTTGGAGGCACTGGAGGCGGGATTGGAAGCCGGGCTTCGGATTTTGAAAGTGGGCGGCAGGATGGCCGTGATTACCTTCCATAGTTTGGAAGATCGGATCGTAAAACAATTTTTTGTAGGACATCAGGGGCGAATGGAATCGCTCCCTGAAGGTGGGGCGAAGTGGGTTGGCGCTCTTCCGAAAATGGCGATTTTAACCCGGAAGCCTGTGGTGGCAACGGATGAAGAATCCCGGGATAATCCCCGGGCTCGATCAGCCAAGTTGAGAGTCGCAGAGCGAAAGGATCAAAACTAG
- a CDS encoding N-acetyltransferase family protein, producing MKIISCDTRHLPAIQAIFNDAIIHSTALYEYQPRTLETVTAWFATKIKGGFPLIGIENENGELMGFATYGVFRNWPGYKYTVEHSVYVDARYRGKGIGSHLMKELIRRAQAQNVHTIIGAIDTANEASMALHRSLGFEYCGTIKQAGFKFGRWLDMVFYQLILPTPTHPTEG from the coding sequence ATGAAAATCATTTCATGTGACACCCGCCACTTACCGGCAATCCAGGCTATTTTCAATGACGCCATTATTCATTCCACGGCACTATATGAATACCAGCCTAGAACCCTTGAGACGGTCACAGCCTGGTTCGCGACTAAAATCAAAGGTGGTTTTCCTCTGATTGGAATTGAAAATGAGAACGGCGAACTCATGGGATTTGCCACGTATGGAGTTTTTCGCAATTGGCCCGGCTATAAATATACTGTTGAGCATTCCGTCTATGTCGATGCCCGGTACCGCGGCAAAGGCATTGGCTCCCACCTGATGAAGGAACTGATTCGCCGCGCCCAGGCTCAAAATGTTCATACGATCATCGGGGCCATCGACACTGCCAATGAAGCCAGCATGGCGCTCCATCGCAGCCTCGGGTTTGAATATTGCGGCACCATCAAACAGGCAGGCTTTAAATTCGGTCGCTGGCTGGACATGGTCTTTTATCAGTTGATACTCCCCACCCCCACACATCCGACTGAAGGATAA
- a CDS encoding sigma-70 family RNA polymerase sigma factor, with the protein MNETELDQLVERVQNGDRDAFGEVVFAIRKELRIFLSAHACSIDMVEEVLQHTLVVSYENIAKYERRGTFLSWTKGIARNLMLKELKARSRYVAPGEDELDRIVLDASMQSVQALDREEAYVEHLRNCLTKLPEESRQLIQQRYFNRLSIRELASQNHRTETWVAVALFRVRDLLRDCIPTFTPPHFVY; encoded by the coding sequence ATGAACGAAACCGAACTTGACCAACTTGTAGAACGCGTCCAAAACGGGGATCGCGATGCCTTTGGCGAGGTGGTTTTTGCCATTCGGAAAGAATTAAGGATTTTTCTCTCCGCCCACGCCTGCTCCATCGACATGGTTGAAGAAGTCCTTCAGCATACCCTAGTGGTGTCGTACGAAAATATTGCCAAATATGAACGGCGCGGCACGTTTCTCTCCTGGACAAAAGGCATCGCCCGCAACCTCATGCTGAAGGAGCTTAAGGCACGTTCCCGTTATGTCGCCCCCGGGGAAGATGAACTGGACCGGATCGTTCTCGACGCATCCATGCAGTCCGTTCAAGCTCTGGATCGCGAGGAGGCGTATGTGGAACACCTCCGGAATTGCCTCACGAAGCTGCCCGAAGAGTCCCGCCAACTCATCCAGCAGCGTTATTTTAACCGACTCTCCATCCGGGAGCTGGCGTCACAGAATCATCGGACAGAAACCTGGGTTGCTGTCGCCTTGTTCCGTGTAAGAGACCTGCTCAGGGATTGCATTCCCACGTTTACACCACCACACTTTGTGTATTGA